In one window of Pyramidobacter porci DNA:
- the grdA gene encoding glycine/sarcosine/betaine reductase complex selenoprotein A has protein sequence MGKLAGKKLILLGERDGVPAPAMKACFENSGAEVVFEATECFVUTAAGAMDLQNQQRVKDCAEKYGAENCVVIFGSSDAEGAEIYAETVTNGDPTFAGPLAGVPLGLAVYDIFDEEIRAEADPKAWEEQISMMEMVLDPEALAAAVKGIRDQYSQYKL, from the coding sequence ATGGGCAAACTCGCAGGCAAGAAATTGATCCTTCTCGGCGAGCGCGACGGTGTACCTGCGCCTGCTATGAAGGCTTGCTTTGAGAACAGTGGAGCCGAAGTCGTCTTCGAAGCAACGGAGTGCTTCGTCTGAACGGCTGCCGGAGCCATGGACTTGCAGAACCAGCAGCGCGTCAAGGATTGCGCTGAGAAGTACGGTGCTGAGAACTGCGTGGTCATTTTCGGTTCGTCCGACGCCGAAGGCGCCGAGATTTACGCCGAAACCGTGACCAACGGAGATCCCACCTTTGCAGGCCCCCTGGCCGGCGTCCCGTTGGGACTCGCCGTTTATGACATCTTCGATGAAGAGATTCGTGCTGAAGCTGATCCCAAGGCGTGGGAGGAGCAGATTTCCATGATGGAGATGGTGCTCGATCCCGAAGCGCTCGCCGCTGCCGTCAAAGGCATCCGCGATCAGTATTCCCAGTACAAGCTGTAA
- a CDS encoding protein-export chaperone SecB: MNEIRLADFRAESLQFDINHHFQPKKDENLALSIKLDQRVRMSATPKEPTFLNIRVTVFDDAENNNYPFEIIADVTGVFFIDAEGADREAILKDNGMTMLLPYVRAMISQLVSLANLPTPVILPPMDPSQMKPMEQPAANN, encoded by the coding sequence ATGAACGAGATCCGCCTTGCCGATTTTCGCGCCGAGAGCCTGCAGTTCGACATCAACCATCACTTCCAGCCCAAAAAAGACGAAAACCTCGCCCTTTCCATCAAACTGGACCAGCGCGTGCGCATGAGCGCCACGCCCAAGGAGCCGACGTTCCTCAACATCCGCGTCACCGTGTTCGACGACGCCGAGAACAATAACTATCCATTCGAAATCATCGCCGACGTCACCGGCGTGTTCTTCATCGACGCCGAAGGCGCCGACCGCGAGGCAATCCTCAAGGACAACGGCATGACCATGCTGCTGCCGTATGTGCGCGCCATGATCAGCCAGCTCGTGTCGCTGGCCAACCTGCCCACGCCCGTTATCCTGCCGCCCATGGATCCTTCGCAGATGAAGCCTATGGAGCAGCCCGCCGCGAACAACTAG